A single genomic interval of Bradyrhizobium japonicum USDA 6 harbors:
- a CDS encoding transglycosylase domain-containing protein yields MVQNTPSNWKSRVRNFFLDLDARIDSSLFSSAKGIRELYERYSTFMDRFYVGRWKRWVFIEPLSEAATLGLGGLVVMLTLAIPAFRETADEDWLKKSDLAVSFLDRYGNPIGSRGIKHNDSIPLEDFPDVLIKATLATEDRRFYEHFGIDIAGTARALVTNAQAGGVRQGGSSITQQLAKNLFLSNERTIERKVNEAFLAVWLEWRLTKNEILKLYLDRAYMGGGTFGVDGAAHFYFNKSARDVTLAEAAMLAGLFKAPTKYAPHINLPAARARANVVLDNLVDAGFMTEGQVFGARRNPAFAVDRRDEASPNYYLDYAFDEMRKLVDTFPKSYTERVFVVRLAIDTNVQKAAEDAIENQLRQFGRDYHATQAATVVSDLDGGIRAMVGGRDYGASQFNRATDAYRQPGSSFKPYVYTTALLNGFTPNSIVVDGPVCIGNWCPQNYGHSYSGSVTLTQAITRSINVVPVKLSIAIGQKEQPKAPNPAKLGRAKIVEVARRFGLKAPLPDTPSLPIGSDEVTVLEHAVAYATFPNRGKAVTPHSVLEVRTGAGDPVWRWDRDGPKPRQAIPASVAADMAGMMSHVVSEGTARRAALDGIPTAGKTGTTNAYRDAWFVGYTGNFTCAVWYGNDDYSPTNRMTGGSLPAQTWHDIMVAAHQGVEVREIPGIGMGQKLPPQPVAAQANAAPKVLETKPGPPPVLTKRGADVLVRVEKLLDDAARTATKSTSNDANAAKPASSTSALAFPQNYAEENANASAPRKN; encoded by the coding sequence GTGGTCCAGAACACACCATCCAACTGGAAAAGCCGCGTCCGGAATTTCTTTCTGGACCTCGACGCGCGCATCGATTCCTCGCTGTTCTCCTCCGCCAAGGGCATCCGCGAGCTCTACGAGCGCTACTCGACCTTCATGGACCGCTTCTATGTCGGGCGGTGGAAGCGCTGGGTGTTCATCGAGCCGCTGTCGGAGGCCGCGACGCTGGGCCTCGGCGGCCTGGTCGTGATGCTCACCCTCGCCATCCCCGCCTTCCGCGAGACCGCGGACGAGGACTGGCTGAAGAAGTCCGACCTCGCGGTGTCCTTCCTCGACCGCTACGGCAACCCGATCGGCAGCCGCGGCATCAAGCACAACGACTCGATCCCGCTGGAAGACTTTCCGGACGTGCTGATCAAGGCGACGCTGGCCACCGAAGATCGGCGCTTCTACGAGCATTTCGGCATCGACATCGCCGGCACCGCGCGTGCGCTCGTCACCAACGCCCAGGCCGGCGGCGTCCGCCAGGGCGGCTCCTCGATCACCCAGCAGCTCGCCAAGAACCTTTTTTTGAGCAACGAGCGTACCATCGAGCGCAAGGTCAACGAAGCCTTCCTCGCGGTCTGGCTGGAATGGCGCCTGACCAAGAACGAGATCCTCAAGCTGTACCTCGACCGCGCCTATATGGGCGGCGGCACTTTTGGTGTCGACGGCGCAGCCCACTTCTACTTCAACAAGTCCGCGCGCGACGTGACGCTGGCGGAAGCCGCGATGCTCGCCGGCCTGTTCAAGGCGCCGACCAAATACGCCCCGCACATCAACCTGCCCGCGGCGCGTGCCCGCGCCAACGTCGTTCTCGACAACCTCGTCGACGCCGGCTTCATGACCGAGGGCCAGGTGTTCGGCGCCCGCCGCAACCCGGCCTTCGCGGTCGATCGCCGCGACGAGGCCTCGCCGAACTACTATCTCGACTACGCCTTCGACGAGATGCGCAAGCTGGTCGACACCTTCCCGAAATCCTACACCGAGCGCGTCTTCGTGGTGCGCCTCGCGATCGACACCAACGTGCAGAAGGCGGCGGAAGACGCGATCGAGAACCAGCTGCGCCAGTTCGGCCGCGACTATCACGCGACCCAGGCCGCGACCGTCGTCTCCGATCTCGACGGCGGCATCCGCGCCATGGTCGGCGGCCGCGACTACGGTGCGAGCCAGTTCAACCGCGCCACCGACGCCTACCGCCAGCCCGGCTCGTCGTTCAAGCCTTACGTCTACACCACCGCGCTCCTCAACGGCTTCACGCCGAACTCGATCGTGGTCGACGGTCCGGTCTGCATCGGCAATTGGTGTCCGCAGAATTATGGCCATTCCTATTCCGGTTCGGTGACGCTGACGCAGGCGATCACGCGCTCGATCAACGTCGTGCCCGTCAAGCTGTCGATCGCGATCGGCCAGAAGGAGCAGCCGAAGGCGCCGAACCCGGCCAAGCTCGGCCGCGCCAAGATCGTCGAGGTCGCCCGCCGCTTCGGCCTCAAGGCGCCGCTGCCCGATACGCCGTCGCTGCCGATCGGCTCGGACGAAGTCACCGTGCTCGAGCACGCCGTCGCCTACGCCACCTTCCCCAACCGGGGCAAGGCGGTGACGCCGCATTCGGTGCTGGAAGTGCGCACCGGCGCCGGTGATCCGGTCTGGCGCTGGGACCGCGACGGTCCGAAGCCGCGGCAGGCGATCCCGGCCTCCGTTGCCGCCGACATGGCCGGCATGATGAGCCACGTCGTCAGCGAAGGCACCGCGCGCCGCGCCGCGCTCGACGGCATTCCGACCGCCGGCAAGACCGGCACGACCAATGCGTATCGCGACGCCTGGTTCGTCGGCTACACCGGCAATTTCACCTGCGCGGTGTGGTACGGCAATGACGACTATTCGCCGACCAACCGCATGACCGGCGGCTCGCTGCCGGCGCAGACCTGGCACGACATCATGGTCGCCGCGCATCAGGGCGTCGAGGTCCGGGAAATCCCCGGCATCGGCATGGGCCAGAAGCTGCCGCCGCAGCCGGTGGCAGCGCAGGCCAACGCGGCGCCGAAAGTGCTGGAGACCAAGCCCGGTCCGCCGCCCGTGCTGACCAAGCGCGGCGCCGACGTCCTGGTACGCGTCGAGAAGCTGCTCGATGACGCCGCCAGGACCGCGACCAAATCAACCAGCAACGACGCCAACGCGGCCAAGCCGGCCTCGTCGACGAGCGCGCTCGCCTTCCCGCAGAACTATGCGGAAGAGAATGCGAATGCATCCGCCCCGCGCAAGAACTGA
- a CDS encoding MFS transporter produces MCIGQVGNLLPHVTLSANLAQHLMPAWGLSAAEGGLMASGYAFGYMLAVPVLTTLTDRIDARLVLLWGSIVSGIATAAFGIFAQGFWSATAIWSVAGLGFAGAYMPGLKALTDRLPAGDTSRAVTLYTSSFSVGVGLSFLVAQVIADRWGWRSAFLVTGFGPIAMVVACLLMQERRPAPKAGRLLNFAPVFANREALGYIFGYGAHCFELYGIRTWLVGFWTFVIAHQGAPSWLSPVVLSFCFAVISMPASILGNEAALKFGRHRAITVVMIASACVAIIIGLNATAPAWVLAPLLLIYGLTVPADSGALTAGMSAAAVSEHRGATLALHSTVGFGLSAVGAWGTGAALDVAGGPQSASGWLLVFIVLAAGIALGPLALQWSRMAQPEKPLS; encoded by the coding sequence ATGTGCATAGGGCAGGTCGGCAATCTGCTGCCGCATGTCACGCTGTCCGCAAATCTGGCGCAGCACCTGATGCCGGCATGGGGGCTTTCCGCCGCCGAAGGCGGCTTGATGGCGAGTGGTTATGCCTTCGGCTACATGCTCGCGGTGCCCGTGCTGACGACGTTGACCGACCGGATCGACGCGCGACTCGTCCTGCTCTGGGGCTCGATCGTGAGCGGGATCGCAACCGCGGCGTTCGGAATCTTCGCTCAGGGGTTCTGGTCGGCGACTGCGATCTGGTCCGTTGCGGGACTTGGATTTGCCGGCGCCTACATGCCGGGCCTGAAAGCGCTGACGGATCGGCTTCCTGCCGGCGACACCTCACGGGCCGTCACGCTGTACACGTCGAGCTTCTCCGTCGGCGTCGGCCTCTCGTTCCTGGTCGCGCAAGTGATCGCCGACCGCTGGGGGTGGCGAAGCGCATTCCTCGTCACCGGGTTTGGTCCCATCGCGATGGTCGTCGCGTGCCTTCTGATGCAGGAGCGACGGCCCGCGCCGAAGGCAGGGCGTCTTCTCAATTTCGCGCCTGTCTTCGCCAACCGCGAAGCGCTCGGATACATCTTCGGCTACGGCGCGCACTGCTTCGAGCTCTACGGCATCCGCACCTGGCTGGTCGGGTTCTGGACGTTCGTCATCGCTCATCAAGGCGCGCCTTCGTGGTTGAGTCCCGTTGTGCTGAGCTTCTGCTTCGCGGTGATCTCGATGCCCGCAAGCATCCTCGGCAATGAGGCCGCGCTGAAGTTCGGCCGCCATCGGGCGATCACGGTGGTGATGATCGCATCGGCCTGCGTTGCAATCATCATCGGCCTCAACGCAACAGCGCCAGCATGGGTACTCGCGCCGCTGCTATTGATCTATGGCCTGACCGTGCCTGCCGATTCCGGCGCGTTGACTGCCGGCATGTCCGCGGCGGCCGTCTCCGAGCATCGTGGTGCAACTCTGGCCCTGCACTCCACCGTGGGCTTCGGTCTCTCGGCCGTTGGTGCCTGGGGAACCGGCGCTGCGCTCGATGTTGCGGGTGGGCCGCAGAGCGCAAGCGGCTGGCTGCTGGTGTTCATCGTTCTCGCCGCGGGAATCGCGTTGGGTCCGCTCGCGTTGCAGTGGTCGCGGATGGCTCAGCCAGAGAAGCCGCTATCCTGA
- a CDS encoding MDR family MFS transporter, with amino-acid sequence MNKFDRQSSSADIQALPDDIAEELSRLPSEVLSVDDAPSLAPPAPLSQDEVRTIVISLMLTMFLAALDQTIVATALPTIGRQFHDVSNLSWVITAYLLASTAVAPVFGTLSDIYGRRVMIIISLSLFVAGSVLCAIAPSMPMLILARGLQGLGGGGIMPVVQTVISDVVSPRERGQYQAYFSSVWMVGGILGPVIGGVFAEHLHWSMIFWINLPLAAAAIAMLLPKMKKIPVFHRKRKVDWLGGVLLMASAVVFMLVLTWGGTRYPWLSPTVLAMVGGAVALAVTFVWHARRADEPFLPLKLLTGSVAPFALTAGGCGLGAITGLTVQLPLYYESVYHLSASEAGLALIPLAAVSTCGAAIAGRTMARAKHYKRVAIIGTSWAALCGLALTVTTLPLWGLLTLMAAFALGLGTTFPVCVVSLQNSVARPQVGTITGAMNFFRSLMSSFTVAAFAAILLIALGADVPLAGEHHAAGAVAIPADDMRHAFRYVFGAATALMTTAALCLIMMEERPLAGPSVTQQVEMAE; translated from the coding sequence ATGAACAAGTTCGACCGGCAGAGCAGTTCTGCCGACATTCAGGCGTTGCCTGACGACATTGCCGAAGAGCTGTCCCGCCTTCCCAGCGAGGTCTTGAGCGTCGACGACGCGCCCTCGCTCGCGCCGCCGGCACCGTTGTCGCAGGACGAGGTCCGGACCATCGTGATCAGCCTGATGCTGACGATGTTCCTGGCTGCGCTCGACCAGACCATCGTCGCGACCGCGCTGCCGACCATCGGGCGCCAGTTTCACGACGTCTCCAATCTCTCCTGGGTCATCACTGCCTATCTGCTCGCCTCGACCGCGGTCGCGCCGGTGTTCGGGACGCTGAGCGACATCTACGGCCGCCGCGTGATGATCATCATTTCGCTCAGTCTGTTCGTCGCCGGCTCCGTGCTGTGCGCGATCGCGCCGAGCATGCCGATGCTGATCCTGGCGCGCGGCCTTCAGGGCCTTGGCGGCGGCGGCATCATGCCGGTCGTGCAGACCGTGATCTCCGACGTCGTCTCCCCGCGCGAGCGCGGGCAGTACCAGGCCTATTTCTCCAGCGTCTGGATGGTCGGCGGCATTTTGGGTCCGGTCATCGGCGGCGTGTTCGCCGAGCATCTGCACTGGTCGATGATCTTCTGGATCAATCTCCCGCTCGCGGCCGCTGCGATCGCGATGCTGCTGCCGAAGATGAAGAAGATCCCGGTGTTCCACCGCAAGCGCAAGGTCGACTGGCTCGGCGGCGTGCTGCTGATGGCCTCTGCGGTGGTCTTCATGCTGGTGCTGACCTGGGGCGGCACGCGCTATCCGTGGCTCTCGCCGACCGTGCTTGCGATGGTGGGCGGCGCCGTCGCGCTCGCGGTCACCTTCGTCTGGCACGCGCGGCGGGCCGACGAGCCGTTCCTGCCGTTGAAGCTATTGACGGGTTCGGTGGCGCCTTTCGCCCTGACAGCCGGCGGCTGCGGGCTCGGTGCGATCACGGGCCTCACCGTGCAGCTGCCGCTCTATTACGAGTCGGTCTACCATCTCAGCGCCAGCGAGGCGGGGCTCGCATTGATTCCGCTCGCGGCGGTCTCGACCTGCGGCGCGGCGATTGCCGGCCGTACCATGGCGCGCGCAAAACACTACAAGCGCGTTGCCATCATCGGCACGTCCTGGGCCGCGCTGTGCGGCCTCGCCCTCACGGTCACCACCTTGCCGCTGTGGGGTCTGCTGACGCTGATGGCTGCGTTCGCGCTCGGGCTCGGCACGACCTTCCCTGTCTGCGTGGTCTCGCTGCAGAATTCGGTCGCGCGCCCGCAAGTCGGCACCATCACCGGCGCGATGAACTTCTTCCGCTCGCTGATGTCCTCGTTCACGGTCGCGGCGTTCGCGGCGATCCTGCTGATCGCGCTCGGCGCCGACGTTCCGCTGGCCGGCGAGCATCACGCCGCGGGCGCCGTCGCCATTCCCGCCGACGACATGCGGCACGCCTTCCGCTACGTCTTCGGCGCCGCCACCGCGCTGATGACCACCGCTGCGCTCTGCCTGATCATGATGGAGGAGCGGCCGCTCGCCGGCCCCTCCGTCACGCAGCAGGTGGAGATGGCGGAGTAG
- a CDS encoding DUF1254 domain-containing protein, producing MIRLMFTIVAGVVLGLVVHLVSVLALPRIATQDAYSRLTPMTKLNAVTQLPLADPNNSPMPFMDPAFAIAICRYDLTGGPLKLTVPVSQAYTSVSFYTRNEIAYYAINDRSAGKKVIELDLMTEPQHNELPEDEEITAADRLIIDSPSTTGLIVMKALAAEPGLMQQAQSSLQAATCAPQTEPPAKAETPRGRR from the coding sequence ATGATCCGCCTGATGTTCACCATCGTCGCGGGCGTGGTGCTGGGCCTCGTGGTCCATCTCGTCAGCGTGCTGGCGCTGCCGCGGATCGCGACCCAGGACGCCTATTCGCGGCTGACGCCGATGACCAAGCTCAACGCCGTGACGCAGCTTCCGCTCGCCGATCCCAACAATTCGCCGATGCCGTTCATGGACCCGGCCTTCGCGATCGCGATCTGCCGCTATGACCTCACGGGCGGGCCGCTCAAGCTCACGGTGCCGGTGAGCCAGGCCTACACCTCGGTGTCGTTCTACACCCGCAACGAGATCGCCTATTACGCCATCAACGACCGCTCCGCCGGCAAGAAGGTGATCGAGCTCGACCTCATGACCGAGCCGCAGCACAACGAGCTGCCCGAGGACGAAGAGATCACCGCGGCCGACCGCTTGATCATCGATTCCCCCAGCACCACCGGCCTGATCGTGATGAAGGCGCTTGCCGCCGAGCCCGGCCTGATGCAGCAGGCGCAAAGCTCGCTTCAGGCTGCGACTTGCGCGCCCCAGACCGAACCGCCGGCCAAGGCCGAGACGCCGCGCGGACGGCGTTGA
- a CDS encoding YcgN family cysteine cluster protein: MTAAPKRPSGQEGFFWKTKTLEELSTAEWESLCDGCGRCCLNKLEDEDTGDIYFTHVGCKLLDAGTCGCKDYPNRSAKVPDCVRLTPANVRTLNWLPPSCGYKLVAEGRDLYWWHPLVSGDPNTVHEAGVSVRGRVEGSEEEIPDEELEDHIVQWPAQLPKRARLKRRPKD, translated from the coding sequence ATGACCGCAGCTCCCAAACGACCCTCAGGCCAGGAAGGATTCTTCTGGAAAACCAAGACGTTGGAAGAGTTGTCGACGGCCGAATGGGAGAGCCTGTGCGACGGCTGCGGCCGCTGCTGCCTGAACAAGCTCGAGGACGAGGATACCGGCGATATCTATTTCACCCATGTCGGCTGCAAGCTGCTCGATGCCGGGACCTGCGGCTGCAAGGACTATCCGAATCGGTCCGCCAAGGTTCCCGACTGCGTCCGGCTGACTCCGGCCAATGTCCGCACCCTGAACTGGCTGCCGCCGAGCTGCGGCTACAAGCTGGTCGCGGAAGGGCGCGACCTCTATTGGTGGCATCCGCTGGTCTCGGGCGATCCCAACACCGTTCATGAAGCTGGCGTCTCCGTTCGCGGCCGGGTTGAGGGCAGCGAGGAGGAGATCCCGGACGAGGAGCTCGAGGACCATATCGTGCAATGGCCGGCGCAGCTGCCGAAACGGGCGCGCCTGAAGCGACGTCCGAAGGACTGA
- a CDS encoding ArsR/SmtB family transcription factor → MKIADAAARLEALGNQTRLQIYRALVRAGHSGMSVGRLQAKLKIPASTLSHHIKALVSVGLVSQIRESTTLVCHANFEAMQGLVDFLAAECCADEVGCKDAQSAA, encoded by the coding sequence ATGAAGATAGCGGACGCAGCAGCACGCTTGGAAGCCCTGGGCAATCAGACCCGGCTTCAGATTTATCGCGCCCTGGTACGGGCGGGGCACTCGGGTATGTCCGTCGGTCGGTTGCAGGCAAAGCTGAAGATCCCGGCATCGACGCTGTCGCATCACATCAAGGCCTTGGTCTCGGTCGGGCTCGTCAGTCAGATCAGGGAATCGACGACCCTCGTCTGTCACGCCAACTTCGAGGCCATGCAGGGGCTGGTCGATTTCCTGGCGGCGGAGTGTTGCGCCGACGAAGTCGGATGCAAGGACGCGCAAAGCGCGGCCTGA
- a CDS encoding glutathione S-transferase family protein encodes MSETIVYGFPRSTFVNIVRLVLTHKDVAYRFEDLEPVMGRSEHLALHPFNRVPIFRHGDFTVYETRAIVGYIDEVFAGARLTPQNPHARARMNQWIGVVDSYVYPYMIYHVTHERLVFPELGIASDEKVVAHALPKVENALVTIERELADGRDYLLGPELSIADFYLLPSTFAFSLTEEGKAMYPKYPAFCRWRERMESLPTTQKLRAILPPRAPIAHAREWAKSHRPRY; translated from the coding sequence ATGTCCGAGACCATCGTTTACGGCTTTCCCCGCAGCACGTTCGTCAACATCGTGCGGCTTGTCCTCACCCACAAGGACGTGGCCTACCGCTTCGAGGACCTTGAGCCCGTGATGGGCAGGAGCGAGCATCTCGCGCTCCATCCGTTCAACCGCGTTCCGATCTTCCGGCACGGCGACTTCACCGTCTACGAGACGCGCGCCATCGTCGGCTACATCGACGAGGTGTTCGCGGGAGCGCGGCTGACGCCGCAGAACCCGCACGCGCGGGCTCGCATGAATCAATGGATCGGTGTCGTCGATTCCTACGTCTATCCCTACATGATCTACCATGTGACCCACGAGCGGCTGGTGTTTCCCGAGCTCGGGATTGCATCCGACGAGAAGGTGGTGGCGCACGCACTGCCCAAGGTCGAGAACGCACTCGTGACCATCGAGCGCGAGCTCGCCGATGGTCGGGACTACCTCCTCGGTCCAGAGCTCTCGATCGCGGATTTCTACCTTTTACCGAGCACATTTGCGTTCAGCCTGACGGAGGAAGGCAAGGCCATGTACCCGAAATATCCGGCCTTCTGTCGATGGCGGGAGCGCATGGAGAGCCTGCCGACAACGCAGAAGCTGCGCGCGATCCTGCCGCCGCGCGCGCCCATTGCGCATGCCCGCGAGTGGGCGAAGTCGCACCGCCCGAGATATTGA
- a CDS encoding NAD(P)-binding domain-containing protein — protein sequence MSEKTVAIVGAGPVGLAAAAHVLERGMSPIVLEAGPEAGYAIRQWQHVQLFSPWEYNVDKAAARMLAPTGWNSPDPQAYPTGGELLEGYIKPLATRTSLCEMIRTSSRVSAISRVGFDKAKTKGREQAPFEIRYKNGKGPEVLRADAVIDTSGTWFFPNPAGPNGLPAIGESERGDRIAYGMPDVRGAGRSKYAGKTVAVLGAGHSAVGTLIDLVHLANEVPGTRPVWLLRGADPAKAFGGGRNDKLAARGELGSAFAALVASGKIKVETEFGVTHLSDSEGRLKIAVGSCCGGRSVVVDELIVSTGFRPDFSFLSELRLRLDPAIDAPVALAPLIDPNEHSCGTVRPHGARELVHDEAGFYMAGMKSYGRAPTFLMMTGYEQVRSIAADLAGDKEAAARVELVLPETGVCTRGGLEAASEAGCCGGPPKEASSACCAADESAKKAGAAGCGCS from the coding sequence ATGAGTGAAAAGACGGTAGCCATCGTCGGAGCGGGGCCCGTCGGCCTCGCAGCCGCCGCGCATGTGCTCGAACGCGGAATGTCGCCCATCGTACTCGAGGCCGGCCCCGAGGCAGGATACGCGATCCGGCAGTGGCAGCATGTCCAGCTGTTCTCGCCTTGGGAGTACAACGTCGACAAGGCCGCCGCACGCATGCTTGCGCCGACGGGTTGGAATTCACCGGACCCTCAGGCCTATCCGACCGGCGGCGAACTTCTTGAAGGATACATCAAGCCGCTCGCGACGCGAACGTCGCTGTGCGAGATGATCCGGACCTCCAGCCGCGTTTCGGCCATCAGCCGCGTCGGCTTCGACAAGGCGAAGACAAAGGGCAGAGAGCAGGCGCCTTTCGAAATCCGCTACAAGAACGGCAAGGGGCCCGAGGTTCTGCGCGCAGATGCCGTGATCGATACCTCAGGCACATGGTTCTTTCCCAATCCAGCCGGCCCCAACGGTTTGCCGGCGATCGGTGAGTCCGAACGCGGCGACCGTATTGCCTACGGCATGCCGGATGTGCGGGGGGCCGGCCGTTCAAAATATGCCGGGAAGACTGTCGCGGTGCTCGGCGCGGGCCATTCTGCGGTGGGCACGCTGATCGATCTCGTACATCTCGCCAACGAGGTGCCGGGCACTCGGCCCGTCTGGCTGTTGCGCGGCGCCGATCCCGCGAAGGCTTTTGGCGGCGGCCGTAACGATAAACTCGCGGCGCGTGGCGAACTCGGCAGCGCCTTCGCCGCGCTTGTTGCCTCCGGGAAGATCAAGGTCGAAACCGAATTCGGCGTCACGCACCTCTCGGACTCCGAAGGTCGCCTCAAGATCGCGGTAGGGTCCTGTTGCGGTGGGCGAAGCGTGGTCGTGGACGAGCTGATCGTGTCGACAGGTTTCCGTCCCGACTTCTCCTTTCTGTCTGAACTGCGTCTGCGGCTTGATCCCGCCATCGACGCACCGGTCGCTCTCGCGCCGCTGATCGACCCCAACGAGCATAGCTGCGGGACGGTGCGTCCCCACGGGGCTCGCGAGCTCGTGCATGATGAAGCGGGTTTCTACATGGCGGGCATGAAGTCGTACGGCCGCGCTCCGACCTTCCTGATGATGACGGGTTATGAGCAGGTTCGCTCGATTGCGGCCGATCTCGCTGGCGACAAGGAAGCCGCGGCGAGGGTGGAGCTTGTGTTGCCGGAGACCGGCGTCTGTACACGAGGGGGCTTGGAGGCAGCGAGCGAAGCAGGTTGCTGCGGCGGCCCGCCGAAGGAGGCGTCGTCAGCCTGCTGTGCCGCTGATGAATCGGCCAAGAAGGCTGGCGCTGCGGGGTGCGGCTGCTCATGA
- a CDS encoding MFS transporter, producing the protein MRLLMTRVSAGQTRGPLAIVLALGTAQTIAWASSYYLPAILAAPIARDLGLAPTYVFGALSGALVISGLLGPRVGHAIDTFGGRSLLVISNLVFVAGLLLLSVAHGVAVLITAWVLLGIGMGMGLYEAAFATLARIYGTHARRTITGITLIAGFASTLGWPLTTWLEAEYGWRVACQVWAAIHIALALPLNLSLPRAVPLDQMPQPSARAGQRTGRQSETFAMVLLAYMFAAASFVSSGISAILPTMLVAFGATPAQALLAGALVGPAQVGARLLEAGWLARFHPLLSARLAMLMNPIGVVALVAGGPLLASTFTVLYGAGNGIITIARGTLPLALFGPAGFGKRVGMISLPSRLTGAAAPLALGLMVEHIGSSALWISALVSVSAFFALLLLRTERANSTPLQVGEQNS; encoded by the coding sequence GTGCGGCTGCTCATGACGCGAGTTTCTGCGGGCCAGACTCGAGGTCCGCTCGCCATTGTGCTGGCGCTCGGCACCGCGCAGACAATTGCGTGGGCGTCGAGCTACTATCTTCCTGCGATCCTGGCTGCGCCGATCGCGCGTGATCTTGGTCTCGCGCCGACTTACGTGTTCGGCGCGCTCTCAGGGGCGCTCGTGATCTCAGGGCTTCTTGGCCCGCGCGTCGGGCATGCCATTGACACGTTTGGAGGGCGCAGTCTGCTTGTGATCTCGAACCTCGTGTTCGTGGCAGGCTTGCTCCTGCTGTCCGTGGCCCATGGCGTGGCGGTGCTGATCACCGCATGGGTGTTACTCGGGATCGGCATGGGCATGGGCCTCTACGAGGCGGCCTTCGCGACGCTCGCTCGCATTTACGGGACCCATGCGCGGCGAACCATTACCGGGATCACCCTGATCGCCGGCTTCGCCAGCACGCTCGGCTGGCCGCTTACGACGTGGCTGGAGGCCGAGTACGGCTGGCGCGTGGCCTGCCAGGTCTGGGCAGCGATCCATATCGCTCTGGCGTTGCCGCTCAATCTCTCGCTGCCGCGTGCGGTTCCATTGGACCAGATGCCTCAACCGAGTGCCCGAGCAGGCCAACGCACGGGACGCCAGAGCGAGACCTTCGCGATGGTGCTGCTGGCTTACATGTTCGCGGCAGCTAGCTTCGTCAGTTCGGGAATCTCGGCCATTCTGCCGACCATGCTGGTTGCGTTCGGCGCGACACCGGCTCAGGCCCTGCTCGCGGGGGCGCTGGTTGGGCCTGCGCAGGTCGGCGCGCGTCTGCTGGAAGCAGGATGGCTCGCCCGGTTTCACCCGCTGCTCTCGGCGAGGCTGGCCATGCTCATGAACCCGATCGGTGTCGTTGCGCTGGTCGCGGGCGGACCCTTGCTCGCGTCGACCTTCACGGTGCTGTACGGAGCGGGCAACGGCATCATCACCATTGCCCGTGGTACACTTCCGTTGGCGCTGTTTGGGCCGGCCGGATTCGGCAAGCGGGTCGGCATGATCTCGCTGCCTTCTAGACTGACGGGTGCCGCCGCGCCGCTCGCACTGGGGCTGATGGTGGAGCACATCGGCAGCAGTGCTCTGTGGATCAGCGCGCTCGTCTCGGTCTCGGCTTTCTTCGCGCTCTTGCTGCTTCGTACGGAGCGGGCAAACTCAACGCCGCTTCAGGTGGGAGAACAAAATTCGTAA
- a CDS encoding DUF1214 domain-containing protein, which yields MRLILITLTALLLASVVGVGATWMTTTRGTEIGALTIGAWTARPRTGTADVDPYSRATIVRNGELPIGTGDGVAFTATADDKKKALDGRCDVVVSGVTPPARFWTLTLYDRKGHLVANSLQRYGFTSQEIVRQSDGTFEIRIASRSRAGNWLPTGGIERYALMLRLYDTPVGVATRTQRDAPMPTIKTVGCS from the coding sequence GTGCGGCTGATCCTGATCACATTGACGGCCCTTCTGCTCGCGAGCGTGGTCGGCGTCGGCGCGACCTGGATGACGACGACGCGCGGCACCGAGATCGGCGCGCTGACCATCGGCGCCTGGACCGCCCGCCCCCGCACCGGCACCGCCGACGTCGATCCCTATTCGCGCGCCACCATCGTGCGCAACGGCGAGCTGCCGATCGGCACCGGTGACGGCGTCGCCTTCACCGCGACCGCCGACGACAAGAAGAAGGCGCTCGACGGCCGCTGCGACGTCGTCGTCTCCGGCGTGACGCCGCCGGCGCGGTTCTGGACGCTGACGCTGTACGACCGCAAGGGCCACCTCGTCGCCAATTCGCTGCAGCGCTACGGCTTCACCAGCCAGGAGATCGTGCGGCAGTCCGACGGGACGTTCGAGATCCGCATCGCTTCGCGCTCGCGCGCCGGCAACTGGCTGCCGACCGGCGGCATCGAGCGCTACGCGCTGATGCTGCGCCTCTACGACACCCCTGTCGGCGTTGCGACGCGCACCCAGCGCGATGCGCCGATGCCCACGATCAAGACGGTGGGCTGCTCATGA